CCCGGGTAAGATCGGTTTCAACCCTGGTTTCGAGCCCGGCGAAGGTCTTGAACAACCGGTCGATGACCGCCTTTTCCACCTCGACTGCCAGCATGCCGCAGTTGTACATGTTCTGCCTGAAGATGCGGGCAAAGCTTTCGGCGATTACCAGGTTGATGCCGTTGGCTTCCAGGGCCCAGGGGGCGTGTTCCCTGGACGAGCCGCACCCGAAATTGGACCGCGTGACGATCACCCCGCACGCTTTCACATCGACTAAAGGGTCGAACTCCTCCAGGTTGAGGTCCTCCAGGAGATAAGGGGCGAGGGCCTCCTTGGTGTTTTCGGTCAGGTATTTGGCCGGGATGATCTCATCGGT
This sequence is a window from Deltaproteobacteria bacterium. Protein-coding genes within it:
- a CDS encoding 3-isopropylmalate dehydratase small subunit yields the protein MKDFSGNVLFLDRDDINTDEIIPAKYLTENTKEALAPYLLEDLNLEEFDPLVDVKACGVIVTRSNFGCGSSREHAPWALEANGINLVIAESFARIFRQNMYNCGMLAVEVEKAVIDRLFKTFAGLETRVETDLTRGCFEFIADDLREVVPFTISGFDRELVDAGGWVNYADANY